The following proteins come from a genomic window of Leptospira dzoumogneensis:
- a CDS encoding LA_0442/LA_0875 N-terminal domain-containing protein, producing MPYRWLFAICFLIVSHSLFGSSLTLKNGKVLQGKVVNQTRTEVQIEVDGKVLTIPKTEIAELNLKDTPKQEVKKDPVKPKEEPKKTEEEAAVQRWYQKPRWDYTLKSAVVPGWGIWKADKKYRASATFVAVIGAAYLVVKAQNDFSSAKGAYEENARNYFIFALNDPVLSLPANTTQRLLGAFLVNKGAFNHYQGLAEESNNYQYLFGIAYGLQLFYSYYLGVKAEQGLAEGPSSGFRFSFAPSYQPMTVGGNGLGWNGELKYEIRY from the coding sequence ATGCCTTATCGTTGGCTTTTTGCAATTTGTTTCCTGATCGTTTCCCATTCTCTTTTTGGCTCTAGCCTAACCTTAAAAAACGGAAAGGTGCTCCAAGGGAAAGTGGTAAACCAGACCCGTACGGAAGTTCAGATCGAAGTGGATGGAAAGGTTCTAACCATTCCAAAAACGGAGATTGCTGAATTAAACTTAAAAGATACCCCTAAGCAGGAAGTGAAAAAGGATCCTGTTAAACCTAAAGAGGAACCTAAAAAGACCGAGGAAGAAGCGGCGGTCCAGAGATGGTACCAAAAACCTCGTTGGGATTATACACTCAAATCAGCAGTTGTTCCCGGTTGGGGGATTTGGAAAGCGGACAAAAAATATAGGGCTTCTGCGACATTTGTAGCCGTTATTGGGGCAGCTTATCTGGTAGTTAAGGCCCAGAACGATTTCAGTTCCGCTAAGGGTGCTTATGAGGAGAATGCAAGAAATTATTTCATATTTGCATTGAACGATCCTGTCCTTTCTTTACCTGCAAATACTACCCAGCGTTTGCTCGGAGCATTCTTAGTAAACAAGGGTGCATTCAATCATTACCAGGGTCTTGCGGAAGAATCCAATAATTACCAATATTTGTTTGGGATTGCTTATGGATTGCAGCTCTTCTATTCCTATTATTTAGGAGTAAAGGCGGAGCAGGGTCTTGCAGAAGGACCTAGCTCCGGTTTTAGATTCAGTTTCGCTCCTTCTTACCAACCTATGACCGTTGGGGGTAATGGGTTAGGCTGGAATGGGGAACTCAAATACGAGATCCGATATTAA
- a CDS encoding RNA polymerase sigma factor, whose protein sequence is MSETLFFEKLYNKNKDHLFSFIRRSVQDESTALDLLQDTFLNFFKHYSGKELPDEQVSRMILFRISRNLMINHGKSYYQKNVALVGEETSSLFGSKGQGPENQVLDEMEAQNLGKIISELLNTLPEEQKTAIELRYSQGCKLEEIASVLDLSVSGVSRLLERAEKQLLQEGKKRGIQPSSFLKS, encoded by the coding sequence GTGTCTGAAACCTTGTTTTTCGAAAAACTATACAATAAAAATAAGGATCACTTGTTTTCATTTATTCGGCGCTCCGTCCAAGATGAATCCACAGCTCTGGATCTATTACAAGACACCTTTTTGAACTTTTTTAAACATTATTCCGGCAAGGAATTACCGGATGAGCAGGTTTCCAGGATGATCTTATTTAGGATCTCCAGAAATTTAATGATCAATCACGGAAAGTCCTATTATCAAAAGAACGTTGCTCTCGTTGGAGAGGAAACTTCTTCTTTATTCGGCTCCAAAGGCCAGGGTCCTGAAAACCAGGTCCTGGATGAGATGGAAGCCCAAAATCTCGGAAAGATCATAAGTGAATTATTAAACACCTTACCGGAAGAACAAAAGACCGCTATCGAGCTACGTTATTCCCAAGGCTGTAAATTGGAAGAGATAGCCTCCGTATTGGATTTATCCGTATCCGGTGTTTCCAGGCTTCTGGAAAGAGCCGAAAAGCAGCTTTTACAAGAGGGGAAGAAGAGAGGCATACAACCTTCTTCTTTTCTAAAATCCTAG
- a CDS encoding FecR family protein, giving the protein MERMNPEFQTFAELLKKSLPDPKAPDFDPKWIGMSPRFSVEANIMQSPTKDNVVQLSGSKNKVWFLAAAAILFVGIGAGTYFTIFKKEAAPVAEGTLLKAAVVFVKGEAKNVKETPVALHLGDILSEGDKIVTGKGGSIDIGLTDSSVIRLKENSELVLKSLRQTDASQIRISLMSGKILNLVEKEKKNANYFVDTPTVVAAVRGTSFEVNASDKESSVFVVEGAVEVTPLIHDKSERALITGGLIIVTNEKVIVIEDQKRAKEESPEYGDMRKNLSGLDKEVLASTQNLKTAKTEQELEELYDKSIEQIIMKDGRELRGVVVSQKKGKLIVQTLKGSYILDENSVEKIIY; this is encoded by the coding sequence ATGGAAAGAATGAACCCTGAATTCCAAACATTCGCAGAGCTCCTCAAAAAGTCTCTACCGGATCCTAAGGCACCCGACTTCGATCCAAAATGGATCGGCATGTCTCCTCGCTTCTCTGTGGAGGCAAATATCATGCAATCTCCTACTAAGGACAATGTAGTTCAACTGAGCGGCTCCAAAAATAAAGTATGGTTCTTAGCTGCGGCAGCAATCCTATTCGTAGGAATTGGAGCCGGAACTTATTTCACTATTTTCAAAAAAGAAGCCGCACCTGTAGCCGAAGGCACACTGCTTAAAGCGGCGGTTGTATTCGTTAAAGGCGAAGCAAAAAATGTAAAAGAGACTCCTGTCGCATTACATTTAGGTGATATACTTAGCGAAGGCGATAAGATCGTAACAGGCAAAGGTGGATCGATCGATATCGGTTTGACCGATTCCAGCGTAATTCGTTTAAAAGAGAATTCCGAGTTGGTTCTCAAAAGTTTAAGACAAACGGACGCTTCTCAAATCAGGATTTCCCTAATGTCGGGTAAGATCTTGAACTTAGTTGAGAAGGAAAAGAAAAACGCAAACTACTTCGTAGATACTCCTACTGTGGTGGCTGCGGTCCGAGGAACTTCTTTCGAAGTGAATGCTTCCGATAAAGAATCTTCCGTCTTCGTAGTCGAAGGTGCAGTCGAAGTAACTCCTTTGATCCACGACAAGTCCGAAAGAGCTTTAATCACCGGCGGATTGATCATAGTCACAAACGAGAAAGTGATCGTGATCGAAGATCAAAAACGTGCTAAGGAAGAATCTCCTGAATACGGTGACATGCGTAAGAACTTAAGCGGTCTGGATAAAGAAGTTTTAGCATCTACTCAAAACTTAAAGACTGCTAAGACCGAACAAGAGCTGGAAGAACTTTACGATAAAAGTATCGAACAGATCATAATGAAAGACGGCCGCGAGCTTAGAGGTGTTGTGGTTTCTCAGAAGAAAGGAAAACTGATCGTTCAAACACTGAAAGGATCTTATATCCTGGATGAGAACTCGGTCGAAAAGATCATCTATTAA